The Apilactobacillus apisilvae genomic interval TACCAATCTTTTACCGTTTTTGATTTCATAAAAATCTGAAATTATTTCTTCCAATACTCTTCTAGATAAAGTACTAGATGATTTAGGGCTTAAATTAACTATTAGACATGCTTCTTTATAGTCCTTGCGGATATATGCTGGAACATAATCTGGGTAATTTTTGAACTGCCCATTTGGATATACATCTACTTGTTCTTTTTCATCTTTAAATTGAGTTCCGATTGGATTTATTTTAATTGTTGTTTTATTACATTTTGGATTTGGACACCTAGCCATTAAAACAAGAATAGAATTTTCACTGTGAATTACTTGATTATAGTTAAAACTACCAGGATTTATATTAAATGGTTCGTAATATATTTGGCCATTTTTGAAAAAGATATAAATTCCACCTGCTGTATTATTTACTAAGTCAAATGTATGTCCGCAAAATGGACATACCATTCCATTATCATCAAAATTCAAATTTTCTTACCTTCTTTTAAAGACATTGTAAACGATTTACAACTCTGATTTTAATGTTTCTATTCC includes:
- a CDS encoding DUF4145 domain-containing protein, which encodes MNFDDNGMVCPFCGHTFDLVNNTAGGIYIFFKNGQIYYEPFNINPGSFNYNQVIHSENSILVLMARCPNPKCNKTTIKINPIGTQFKDEKEQVDVYPNGQFKNYPDYVPAYIRKDYKEACLIVNLSPKSSSTLSRRVLEEIISDFYEIKNGKRLVDKIRILEDKNIDPDIIKEFHCLRKIGNIGAHLDMGTNEIPKEVNSTEADALIEAIEDIIDKTYINRHKRQNTLNRLSEIADKYSKKS